The Candidatus Margulisiibacteriota bacterium genome contains the following window.
GAAAGAGACGCCGCCGCCGGCGTGGATCCCTTTTTCGATCACTCTTTCCAGCGCGCGCATGTCAACGTGGCCGGGGACAAGGTCAGTAAAGCTCGAAGCCAGCCCAATGAAGGGCTTTCTCATTTCTTCCGGCGAAACTCCGGTGGCGTGGATCAAGGCGCGGATCGGGGCCCGTTTTTTCAAGGCGTCGCTTCTCATTGGTTTTCCTCCTCAAGTGATTGGGCGATCCATTTAAGCGCCCCTTTAGCCGGCAAGATCCCTTCTTCGATCGTCGGCTGGCCGGTTCTCTTCCCGGTGGCGGTCAGATAAGCGATCTTCCCGGCACGTGTTTTAATGCCGGCCAATCTGGCCTGTTTAAGCGCGTCCTCGCTCAAGTGCGGGACGATACCGAACGCTCCCAGTCCGTGAATGTCCTTCATCAGGCAACCTCCGGCGGCAAGATTGTGACCAGATCGGCGGTCTGGGCGTGGTCCATAAAATAACGCACGATTTTCCGAAAGCGGGCCAGTTCTTTTTCGCCGCCGATCTTTTTTTCGACGTAGATCTTTTGGTCGTGAACGTTATAATCGAGGACCTCGAACGGTGCGCCGCTTTTTGCCTGATAGACGACGACCCAATGGCCGTCGTCCAGCCCCAGCGCGACCTTGCTGCCGTCGGGAAGGGTCAGCTCTTCATTGCGGAAGGCGATCGTGCCGATAAAATCCTGGTCCACGGCCTCGACATTGTTAAGAAATTCGGCGATTTTAACCACGAGACAATTATAAAGCAAGCGGGGGGCAGACTCAAACCTTATTTATATTTTGCCTCTTTTCCTAATTCTTTTAATAGAGCGTTGACTTCTTTTTCCATCTCGATCATTTTTAGTTCCCGTCCGGCGGCGGTATTGCTGATCAGGGAGAGCATCTCCAGCTCTTCCTTCATTTTCCCTTCGGTTAATTTCCGGCCGGTAACGTCCTGGACCGCGACCAGGACCATCTTTTGGCCGTTTACTTCGATCGCTTTGATCCAGACCTCGGCCGGGAAAAGTTCGCCGCTCTTTTTCTTGTTTTGCGCTTCGGTAAAAAATTCCCCTTTTTCCAGGACCATTTTTACCAGGTCGGGAAAAGAGGCCGCGACTTGAGGCGGGACCAGCGCGGCCGTGTTAAGCCGGAGCATTTCGTCCTTGGTATAACCGAACAATTTGGCGGCGGCGGCGTTGCAATCGATGATTTTGCCGTCGAGCGATTCAATGAAGATCGGATTGGGCGAGACCTCAAAAAGAGTTTTAAAGCGAGCTTCGTTCTCGGCCAGCCGTTGGTCCGCTTGTTTGCTGTCGGTCACGTCAAAAAAGACCCCGTCGATATAAAGGGCCTTCCCCAGGTCGTCGTAGACCGGGCGCCCCCGGTGGCTAAGGTACTTTACTTGGCCGGTCTTGTGGATGATCCGGTATTCGATCCGGAACGGCTTGTTGTAATAGACCGATTCTTTGAGCGTATCCATGACCATCTGTTTGTCGTCGGGGTGAATGATCGGTTCGATCGTGCAAAGGCCGTCCTTCATTAATTCCTGTTCCGTGTAGCCGGTCAACGGGGCCAGCATGTTGTTGAAGAGCTGCATTGCGTGCCCTTTTTCCAGATGACAGCGAAAAACCAGTCCGGGAAGATTTTCCGCCAGCGTTCGGTATGCTTCCTCGCTTTTTTTAAGTTCCGCCTCCCTGTTTTTCCTTTCGGAAATATCGGTCCAGGTGCCATAAATCAGCTTGCCATCCGGCGTGCCGATGGAAGTTAAATTGACCTCGACCGGGAAGGTCGATCCGTCCCGGCGAAGATGGATCCATTCAAAGCGGGTCGAGCCCTTGGTGGTCGCTTGATTGATCTCCAGGATGTTTTTTTCTTTTGAAAGTTGGCCGTCCGGTTGTTTTTCCGGTGAAATGTCGACCGGATTCTTGTTTAAAAGTTCGTTTAGGCTTTCCAGTCCGAGCATTTTCAGCGCGGTCGGATTAGCGTTGATGAAATGACCGTCCTTAAAAATCAGGGAAGGAGTGGTTGATTTCTCGAACAGGTCCTGAAAATATCTTTCCGCTTTCAGCTGCGACCATTCCGCTTTCCCCCGGAGCCGCATCTCCCGAAAAGCGACCAGAAAGAGAGTGACGGCGCTGAAGAAAACGAACAGGCTCCCCTTGTAAGTTTGAAAAATCGATAATTGTTGGCGCGAACCGGAAAGCAGTTGAGCGATAAAGTCTGTCGAGACGACCCATATATGCCGAAGGCCGCGTAGACAACGGCAATCCGCAGGGCGGGACTAAAATCTTTGTTCCTCATAGGGCACCCCCCAATAATATAACGTCGAAAGTCTAGCACTTGAATGAAATATGTTCAATGCTTAAACCGCGTGCTATACTTTCATCATGTTGCGCTATTTGACCGCTGGTGAATCCCATGGTCCGGCCTTGGTCGCCGTTCTCGACGGTTGCCCGGCCAATCTTCCTTTATCGTCCGATGATTTGAGCGTCGATTTAGGGCGTCGTCAGGGAGGGTATGGGCGTGGAGCGAGAATGGGGATAGAAAAGGATGTCGCCCAAATCCTTTCCGGGATCAGGAACGGCCTGACCATCGGGAGCCCGATCGCCCTCTCCATCGGCAACAAGAGCACGGAGTTTTTTGCTAAACCGATCTCCCAGATCCGGCCCGGCCATGCCGATCTGGCGGGGGCCATTAAGTATAACCAAAAAGATATTCGCAACATCCTCGAGCGCGCTTCCGCCAGGGAAACGGCCGGGCGTGTTGCTGTTGGAGCGATCGCCAAAAAACTCCTGGCGCAGTTTGCCATTAAAGTGGAGAGCCGGCTGGTTCAGGTTGGCGGGACGACCGGGGAAGACTCGATCAAAGCCGCGATTGACCGGGCTCGGGAAGCCGGAGACACTTTAGGGGGCGTTTTTGAAGTGATCGTTAGCGGAGTTCCGGCCGGCATCGGAAGTTATGTCCAGTGGGATAGGCGAATGGACGGCAAATTAGCCGCCGCGTTGATGGCTATCCCGGCGATCAAAGGGGTGGAGGTCGGCCTTGGCTTTGCCGCCGCTTCTTTGCCCGGCTCCAAAGTCCACGATGAGGTCTTTCATGAGCAAGACCGCGGTTTTTATCATAAAACCAATCATGCCGGAGGGCTGGAAGGCGGGGTGACCAATGGCGAGCCCATAGTTCTCCGCGCCGCCATGAAGCCGATCTCAACTCTGAAAAACCCGCTTGATTCCGTTGATCTGGTCACAAAAAGCAAAACGAAGGCTTTTGTTGAGCGTTCCGATGTCAGTGCGGTAGAGGCGGCGGCGGTGGTCGGCGAGGCGGTGGTTGCCCTGGAAGTGGCCAACGGTTTCCTGGAAAAGTTCGGCGGCGACAGCCTCGAAGAGTTAAAGGACAATTTTT
Protein-coding sequences here:
- a CDS encoding PAS domain-containing protein, which gives rise to MRLRGKAEWSQLKAERYFQDLFEKSTTPSLIFKDGHFINANPTALKMLGLESLNELLNKNPVDISPEKQPDGQLSKEKNILEINQATTKGSTRFEWIHLRRDGSTFPVEVNLTSIGTPDGKLIYGTWTDISERKNREAELKKSEEAYRTLAENLPGLVFRCHLEKGHAMQLFNNMLAPLTGYTEQELMKDGLCTIEPIIHPDDKQMVMDTLKESVYYNKPFRIEYRIIHKTGQVKYLSHRGRPVYDDLGKALYIDGVFFDVTDSKQADQRLAENEARFKTLFEVSPNPIFIESLDGKIIDCNAAAAKLFGYTKDEMLRLNTAALVPPQVAASFPDLVKMVLEKGEFFTEAQNKKKSGELFPAEVWIKAIEVNGQKMVLVAVQDVTGRKLTEGKMKEELEMLSLISNTAAGRELKMIEMEKEVNALLKELGKEAKYK
- a CDS encoding chorismate synthase, translated to MLRYLTAGESHGPALVAVLDGCPANLPLSSDDLSVDLGRRQGGYGRGARMGIEKDVAQILSGIRNGLTIGSPIALSIGNKSTEFFAKPISQIRPGHADLAGAIKYNQKDIRNILERASARETAGRVAVGAIAKKLLAQFAIKVESRLVQVGGTTGEDSIKAAIDRAREAGDTLGGVFEVIVSGVPAGIGSYVQWDRRMDGKLAAALMAIPAIKGVEVGLGFAAASLPGSKVHDEVFHEQDRGFYHKTNHAGGLEGGVTNGEPIVLRAAMKPISTLKNPLDSVDLVTKSKTKAFVERSDVSAVEAAAVVGEAVVALEVANGFLEKFGGDSLEELKDNFSSYQKRLSML